In Sander vitreus isolate 19-12246 chromosome 7, sanVit1, whole genome shotgun sequence, a genomic segment contains:
- the lhfpl4b gene encoding LHFPL tetraspan subfamily member 3 protein, translated as MSSPSPALADLSRLYQTEFVRSARAVGVLWAVCTLCFAIIQVVVLVQPSWIGTGDTRHTGVGPVPPSGTLGLFEVCVESDWPVPDCRGGLSSLSPLPSFQSVAVLVGVSLWAVWTSVLCLCLFRFCSAATVYKICAWLQLTAGFCLALACLLFPDSWESPEMRALCGNSVGSFSPGNCSVHWAYILAILGILDAAILATLAFVLANRQDALLPPDAKDVTTGLLMSA; from the exons atGTCGTCCCCGTCGCCCGCCCTCGCTGACCTCTCCCGTCTCTATCAGACGGAGTTTGTGCGGAGCGCCCGGGCGGTCGGCGTCCTCTGGGCCGTCTGTACGCTCTGCTTCGCCATCATCCAGGTGGTCGTCCTGGTGCAGCCGTCCTGGATCGGCACCGGAGACACCCGTCACACGGGGGTGGGACCGGTCCCGCCCAGCGGCACCCTGGGACTGTTTGAG gTGTGTGTGGAGTCTGACTGGCCGGTCCCGGACTGTCGCGGCGGTCTGTCCAGTCTGTCCCCTCTGCCGTCCTTCCAGTCGGTGGCGGTGCTAGTGGGAGTGTCTCTGTGGGCGGTGTGGACCAgcgtcctctgtctctgtctctttaggTTCTGCAGCGCCGCCACCGTCTACAAGATCTGCGCCTGGCTGCAGCTCACTGCAG gtttCTGTCTGGCGTTGGCTTGTCTTCTGTTTCCAGACTCGTGGGAGAGTCCAGAGATGAGAGCTCTGTGTGGAAACTCT GTGGGCAGTTTCTCTCCAGGTAACTGTTCGGTCCACTGGGCCTACATCCTGGCCATCCTGGGCATTCTGGACGCCGCCATCTTGGCCACGTTGGCCTTCGTCCTCGCCAACAGACAGGACGCCCTGCTGCCGCCAGACGCCAAGGAcg TGACCACAGGTCTGCTGATGTCGGCGTAG